In a genomic window of Zingiber officinale cultivar Zhangliang chromosome 9B, Zo_v1.1, whole genome shotgun sequence:
- the LOC122024829 gene encoding senescence-specific cysteine protease SAG39-like → MGIPAATNMKQCFFLAALLALMISSSSGSTRPRKLINTEMPMAERHEQWMAQHGRVYQDEAEKLRRFQIFKSNVERIESFNAAGRHKYLLGVNQFADMTNEEFRTSRTGFKNIKAPANAIGNRGFRYESISATPVSMDWRAKGAVTPVKDQGQCGCCWAFSAVAAMEGITKLSTGKLISLSEQELVDCDVHGEDQGCNGGLMDEAFKFIIKNGGLAGEAKYPYQASDDTCSKQKSSPSAAAIRGYEDVPANDEEALRKAVAHQPVSVAIEASGFSFQFYTSGVFTGECGTNLDHGVTAVGYGATSDGTEYWLVKNSWGASWGEKGYIRMERDVDAKEGLCGIAMEASYPTA, encoded by the exons ATGGGTATTCCGGCCGCCACCAACATGAAACAGTGCTTCTTCTTGGCGGCATTGTTAGCTCTAATGATAAGCAGCAGCAGCGGCAGCACTCGGCCGCGCAAGCTGATCAATACAGAGATGCCAATGGCGGAGAGACACGAGCAGTGGATGGCACAGCACGGGCGCGTGTACCAGGACGAGGCAGAGAAGCTGCGCCGGTTCCAGATCTTCAAGTCCAACGTCGAGCGCATCGAGTCGTTCAACGCCGCAGGGAGGCACAAGTACTTGCTGGGCGTAAACCAGTTCGCCGATATGACTAACGAGGAATTCAGGACCTCGCGCACTGGCTTCAAGAATATCAAGGCTCCGGCGAACGCAATCGGGAACAGAGGATTCAGGTACGAGAGCATCTCTGCGACGCCAGTGAGCATGGACTGGAGGGCGAAAGGCGCAGTCACTCCCGTCAAAGATCAAGGGCAATGTG GGTGTTGTTGGGCGTTCTCCGCTGTGGCCGCAATGGAGGGGATCACCAAGCTCTCCACCGGCAAATTGATCTCGCTCTCCGAGCAAGAGCTGGTGGACTGCGACGTCCACGGCGAGGACCAGGGCTGCAACGGCGGCCTCATGGACGAAGCGTTCAAGTTCATCATAAAAAACGGCGGCCTCGCCGGCGAAGCCAAATACCCCTACCAGGCCAGCGACGACACCTGCAGCAAACAGAAATCTTCCCCCTCTGCCGCCGCCATTCGCGGTTACGAGGACGTGCCGGCCAACGACGAGGAGGCGCTGCGCAAGGCCGTGGCCCACCAGCCGGTGTCGGTGGCGATAGAGGCCAGCGGGTTCTCCTTCCAGTTCTACACGAGCGGCGTCTTCACGGGCGAGTGTGGCACCAATCTGGATCACGGGGTGACTGCGGTGGGATACGGCGCGACGAGTGACGGCACCGAGTACTGGCTGGTGAAGAACTCTTGGGGTGCTAGCTGGGGAGAGAAAGGGTATATAAGGATGGAGCGAGATGTGGATGCCAAGGAAGGTTTGTGCGGTATCGCCATGGAGGCTTCCTACCCAACCGCTTGA